The DNA window TGACACTTGTGTCCATTTTGTGGTATAGTACAATAATATTTACTTGGAATCTTAATACAGGAAACTTTACAAACCATTTTGAAGTTTCTGATAAACAGTTTCATCTTCAACATCCCTTTAAGGCTTTAATCGTGTTGCTGATCTGTTCATAAAATGAGGAACTGAGATGAGATTTGcataaaatgtcttcttcctTTCTTATCTGTAAGTGAATAACTAAGAGAACAGTCCCCTCtcttgtgtgcatgtttataCTGAATAAGGTTTGTCAGAAAGCTGCTGAGGAGACATGGAAGCTGTGATTGGACTGTTTGTGATGATCCTCGGAGTCTCTCACGGTGAGCTGTTTAACTtaataaaatgacacatttcattaAGGTGGATCGAATGTGAAATTTATAATAATCCTAATTCATGTTCTGTGTATAcattatgtttaaataatgaaCGTTTAATTTCATAGTCACTCAAGTACTGTACATAGAAAAGGAAGATTACAAATTgaatttttaaatcaaatttgtTTCAATAACTAAAGGTTCTGTAAAGCAGAGGGAAGTTTGTGCATAAGTTACTTATGAAATGTTTAGTGTTGTCACATCGATCGATTGCATTAAGAGAAGCAAAACTCAACCATAGATTTTTCTTCAATGATGAATGGATttgaaacaatttatttaacaAATTAAACCTTGATCAAATGAAACTTGCTATGAATCCAGTGAAGCCTCATTTCTGAAAAGTTGTTTCGAAGAcagaaatatatgtatattctaTTAGAATTTACTGATATTTCATTGCAGCTACACAATGTTTATCTTAACTTGAAAGATTAAGACATCATGGTTTTATGGAGCCACAATAACTTAAGATCTAAATATTCTAGATCATCTATGGGTTATAAGTTCTAATGTCTATACTTTTCTTAATTTATCATTTCCAGGTTTGAATAATGTTGTCTGATCGAGACACAGCTGCACCAAATGCACTATTGTTGCTTTAAATGAGCAAATACctaaaaattatatttttttgttccaAAATGTTCAGGTGTGGAAACTCAATGTGATGGAAGACAGAACAGAACTCAGTGTTTTGGAGCTTTGGGAGGAACTCTGGTCCTCCGGCTGATGAACGATGCCTCAGAAACACATAAATACCAATGGTTTAAGGATGGAACAGCAATACTCAGTGGGAAAAAGGATATCTTTGTGTCTAATACAAGAGGAAACAGATCATTCTTTACTCCCAGTAATGGAACATTTAGGATCAATAACCTGAGCAGGACTGATGGTGGTGAATATAAACTTGAAGCCTTTAGTTCAGAAGGAAAGTCATCAGGTCCCAGGGTTCAACAGTTGACCATTCAAGGTAAATAACTATTTATTACATGCATCTCATGCTCTACGTGCTCTATATCCGTATCAATGTCTGCACTGCTCTGTATTAGGAACCTTACAGAATGATCAACATTATGTCAATATGAAAAGTCATGGAGTGTGTTACATCCTTCAGctcctgtgtcctctgtcctgCTGGTCCATGAGTGTCTgtcccatggagagaggaaggtgtcctgctcctctgagggagcaGACAGTCCTCAGTACAGCTGGACTCTGGATGGACACAATCTGACAGAATCTGAGCTCCACGGTGGAAACAATGAGACAAACATCATCACTCTGAAACAACACGTCTCAGGACGACTGGTCTGCTCGGTCAGGAATGACGTCAGTATTTACTCAAGAGAAGAGACGGTCTCTACCTGTGGTGAGTGACAGCATGAGGGGACAAACTGTGATGTCAACAATACTAAATATTATCGGTACATCAGTTATTGGTCTCTGTCACGCAGGCTTCATCTTCATTAACTGCACCTCAGCCAATGGGACACGCATATCACAGTGGGTGTTTGCAGCCAATAATACTCTGTGTATTGAAACAACAGCTTCCCCCACAAACACAGCATTGCCACGTGATGGTAAGGAGTCTGGCATCAAAGGATCAACTAAGCTCAACGGTAATTTCACATCCACCGATAAAAGTGGACCCTCCTCCAGTGGTGACTCATGAGACATTAACTCCTCTGCAGTGAATTCATTTAAGTCATTTCCATCATCTTTGTTCTCCATTCTCAACAAAAACACCTGTAATGTTTGCTAAAGTTAAAGCTTTGTGTGTCTCGTGTCTTTTTTTACAGAGGAAATATTGACAACAGCAGCTTATGTACTGGCTGCACTCGTACTTCTGTTAGTGGTCGGGGTCTCTGTCGTCTGTgctcacaagacaaagcaaaaaaacaaacctaaagGTACAGAACAAAAATCCCTTTTCTCATCCTGTAACTGCTAATGACCCTTTATGTGCTTGTTGacatttttgcaaaaaatgtatGAGATTGAGACAAGCTCAACAATGATATTTATCTTTAAAGCTATGACTTTAATAATTCACTAAACCAACGGACCGTGGTGGAGGAGCTATTCAGATCCCTTATGTTTTTTACTTGGAAGGAAACCAATTTAACTCCATTAGGAACATTGAAAATGTTGCATTACAGTAGTGGTTCTCAAACTGGTGTGCTGCCATCTGGTGGGGCGCAAaaggctatatatatattataattttatatataattCTTTATTAATCCCACATAGGGAATCTATTCTCTGCATTTTACCCATCCTTAGTAATtaaggagcagtgtgctgctgtgATGCACAAGCAaattaaatatacatatttgtgTCTCTTTACTTTCACTCTGCAGAAAAAACCAACCAGGAATTAACCTTTTCTAAGGTCAGGATTGGGCCGCGGCCGGGGAGGCAGATGAAGCcgacagcagaggaggaggtggaataCGGGAACGTGAAGTTTTCACAGCGACCCCGACACAAAATTGAACCAGCTGCAGACGAGTGTGTGTACGCCAACGAAAGGTGAGAAAGGTGATCCACAGGGTTTAGAGACTGAACAGATGAAGGCACGTGAAGCTTCAATTCTTTTCACcttattttatgaaaaataattgtAAATATTCTAATAATATTTTATTAGGTCCCCATTCTTAAAAGAAAATTGTCAGATAATGTTATAATTACTTCATGTTTGTAATTCATGAGCGTATTTACCTTGCTGTAAACTTGAAATGttgtaaatattttaacaatgttgaaaaaatgtttttacttaccagatttcaaattcatttaatgttaaaATATACTCTGACTTAGATGTATTTGTATAACAGATGTAGAATGATTAGTTCACTGTATAAATGTGTATTCTCATGCATCCTGTATTTAATGGGGATTCATTCATGGTTAAGTTTTGTGTAAAATCAAATTAGATCATTCTATCCTTCTCATTAAACCGCTTCAAGAAGAATCATTTTGCTACTTTGCTCACAGCAATGACTGTGGGGACCATCGTGTCCAGTATTATTGCAGCAGTCAGCCTTTTAGTTTGTTCACACCATGGAAATACAAAGAGACTCTACTGTAGCACCAGAGCCCTTTATAGGTTTGCTTGGACtacaattaaacatttattttcttcctcaTAAAATCAGGTGATTTTGTTTGTCATGACCCATTCAAGTGATGCTACCCAGCCAAAGTTATCTAATTATGAAAGCAGGACTGGTGGCTGGTGTCAATTCTTCCATCCTGAGCAGGTGCAGGTTTGATTGAAGATATCCTCCATTGTGACTtagtaaataaatattaaaaacaggCCCTTAAGTGACTATCTGTACAGTATTTGTACAGTGCAGGTTTTTACTGTGGAACAGTGTGAATGTAAAGAAGTGTAGTGTTGGGAGATATAAAGGTTAGTGTGAAAATCAATTAGTATTAGTAATTAGTGCACAGATGGACCCCCAGTGGTGCCCTTTTGCCTTGGATGAGAAAAGTGCCCCTTCTGCTGGAGCCcaattttttcttcattcatcaatatttaagaataaaaattACTCTGTTTCATTAACCCTAAATGTGTTTGATATCTGACATTTATTTGAGTTATTGTGAGAATTTGGACCCAACATGCTCCTCGGCCCGCCCAaaccccttcttcctcctcctcctactatCATTACTTTGTGGGTACAAGCTGCAACACATTAGTTTATACATTTCTTGGACCATCGGATTGAGTGAAGCCCTCCCCTTCAATCCTCTTCACTAGCTCCTCTATCTGGTATGTTGATGCTAACGGGCCCTGCCGTTTTTTCTCCTAGCGTCTATATCCACACACATGAGACATTTGTCCCACAGCTGGTGTGTCTACACTATCTTGTCCTAAGCATTTTGCCATCCCCAGTGTCACAATGACTCTGTCTCTATATCTTTGTAAGCTCGCCTAGTTGGCGTCTCACAATATCTGTCTATAGGCCTCATGTTAgcttctcccttctctctgttGAATTGTAACTCATCTCCTGGGATATATTAGGGTAGATATATCCCTACTTACCCAATACCCTGACAGAGGTCATGTGGTTGGAGACTAAAAGGGGAAGTGAAAGCTGTAGCACGCCCTTCTCTCAACAACGCTGTTGTTGGTTTTGAAGTCTTCACACATTCTCCTCAGAGGCTGTTTATTAGCTGGACTCTCTTCAGCTTGTTCACTGGGATTTGCATGTTTGCTTCTCCTGGAGACATGGAGGCTGTGGTTGGACTGTTTGTGATGCTTCTGGGAGTCTCTCACGGTGAGCCGGTTCACTTCTAACACCAAGTTTTGGGTTTAGTCTCCTCAGTGCTGCAGGTCGAATACTCAAATACAACAGGAGACACCTGATGGTTCTGAGGAAATATCACTTTTTTTGATTAACTAATGTGACAAAGTTCAACTTTGGACTAGCCACCATGTAGTTCCATATTGCAGGTTACccaaataaatggataaaaccaGAAGCAGTTATAGACAGTCAATAGTTTATTCAGTCTCTTTGCTTGTACTTGGCAGGGGTAACAAAGCATAGATCAATTGATTTACTATACATCATGACAAAACACCaggaaacacagaaaacaaacctATAACATAGGCACAAAGAACCAACCCAAGTAATTAGTCGTACTGCTAAATTTACAACGGACAAATCAGCTATGCGTGATTTCTAATATACTCATGCACACGCTAAGTTAGGTCACACGTTGACATCAAGCAAaatcacaaaagaaacaaattataTCAAAACTCAAATCATTAAGAGTGTTTACACTGTAAGCTTTGCAAGGGCAGAAAAATGCCCGCTATAACCTCACAGTAGAGCTATACCTGGGTTAggcccaaggggggggggggggcgccgcccaCAAGGAGAACAGACAACAAACAGCACCAGACATGTGGCTTTAACTGCCTTAGTAtgccaaagagaaaagaaagaatcgAGGAAAACAGTGGTCCAGCTACGAATGATGATCGTTTGTAGATCTTTAACAAATTGTTCATATTAGCAGATATTGCACATTTTCCCGGTACATCATTCCTCTACTACTCACAAAATTTGAGAATAACTAGaataaaaattaactaattaaaatagggcagtatgattacattacacgtaTAGTAATATGAGTAATAATATGGCCCACGTCACGGTCGCTTTGCCCAGGTGAATGCAATTAAAACCATGCCGAATTGCATACCTGGTCGTCCTTTGTTAATTCCAGTGAAAAGGCTTTACATGTACGACGACGGATGATTCTCTTGATCAAATAAAACTGTCATAACATGTATGCCATTGTATTATAGCTTGCCAAACAGACACTGTTTTTctttgactccagcccccccgctACCCTGTAGGAAGGATGAGCGGCACTACAGATTGATGGAGTGAAGGATTTAATAGAAATTGTGATTTCATTGACAAGCCAGAAGTATTCTTTATTCAGCCGTTAGTTCAGGCCTAGAGCCGCTTTAGACCAATGTTTTAAATTAGCAGACTGTTGAggtaaaaaggaacatttcacaCTTTCTGATAACTTGACACCAAAAGAAACTGCAAGCCCCAGAATGCACCACCAGCCGGCCAGTGCAGTGCTCATGATTTGAAATCAGCACACCTGTGAATTGCAAGTCTTAGAAAAACATctcagagagaagagaaagaaacctCAACTTATGGTACATTCAAAGTAGCCACTGGTACAGtaatttatttgttattattgGGATGATTGTTTTAAACTATGTGAGATTTGTTATGGGTATTGTATGTGTTTTGAAGGTTTTCAACCCGATTGACCAGTCCTTTGGTACTAGGCCATTCCAAATTGGGCCAGAGTTGAAAGAAAACTTGACAAGACCCAAGGTCCTGTTGTGAAACTCTCCTCCAGATGTGGAGTCAGAGGAGCTTTTTACATGCAGAGAAGCAAAGTTAATAGCAAATAGTGCAGTTTgtaacagcattaaaaaaaattggatCCTAACAAATCAATCATGTCCCTGTTTCCTTGATCATGTGTAGCTCATTAAACACAAGCAGCTAGAAGGAGGCACATTTTCACAGACTACAGGGGAAGTGAGTCACACCCAAAAACAACATACAAACTCTTCATGACGTATTCATCCGTAAAGTTTCTGCATATGTGAAAAGTTGAAGCAAGATTTCAAACTTtatgaaaaacaaagatgtcaCACCATGCACatattgtgaaaatgttttcaaataaCATAAAAGCAAAAGATGTGTGAgaagttgtgttgtttacaGTGGCAATCAACATTATTTAACCCCCATTGCGTATTAGGCTCATTGGCCAATTTTACAATTTTTCAGCTGTTTGCAATAAACAAAGTAGACAAGAACAGTTCGAATAGTTAAATAAAACTAATATTACCATGTTTTCATccaaattcaacacaaaatgctACTTTTAATCACTATTGCACTCTCAAAATGATTCAACCCCTTCATAACAAGCATCTTCAGTACTTAGTAGAGCAccctttgaaatgattcaactcCCTGTATCAAGCACACCTGGTGCAACTAATCAAGGGCTTCATTCGTCCAGGTGTGCTTGAGATAGAACACATAAATATCTGGTCTGGCTAGGGGTTTGTTGAGCGTGACATTTGATTGCATGTTAGAAATATGGCTAAGTCAAAAGAATTGTCCAAAAGGTTCAGAGAAGAGATCATTGCACAAACAAGGAAAAGGATACAGAAAGTCAGCAAATGCACTGAATGTCCCTAGAAGTTCAAAGTTGATGGAACAGTGGCTGCACTACCTGGATGTGGCAGAAAGAGGAAGCTATCAGCGGCTGCCACCAGATTCCTGAGGAGGCAAGTGGTCAAAAACCTTCGAGTGACTGCAGAACACCTGCAGCAAGACTTGGTGGCATCAGGCACTGAGGTTTCAGTTTGCACAGTAAGGCACATATTAAACACCGAAGGGTTCCATGCCCGGACTCCAAGACGCACACCACTACTGACCCAAAAGCACAAGAAAAGTCTGCTCCAATAGGCTGAAAACCATATAAATAAGCCACCAAAGTTTTGGAATTGTGTTCTGTGGAACGATGAGACAAAACTGGAACTAGAAGAAGAATGAAGCATATGCTGAAAAGAACACTCTGCCTACAGTGAAGCATGGTGGTGGCTCAGTGATGCTCTGGGGCTGCTTTGCTGCCTCTGGCACTGGAAAGCTGCAGCGTGTGGAGGGCACGATGGATTCAGTCAAATATCAGGAAATCTTAGGAAATTTATTTCATAACGATTAAGTTATCCGAATAACAATTTGGTGATTTCTCATTTTCTAATAATTACAAATagaggtgtttttttctcccatgtttgaaaagcgtaatatttcaaaacatttcaaagctttagctAGTAAGATTGTTATTCTTGTATGGTTAGGTTGtcaagacctgtcaatcaatcagTCAGCAGATccttttgttgacatttttattacaGACTTTCCCTTTATTATTGCTGAGAGTTGAATAAATcactaaatgtaaaatatattttcattttcttaacCATTTCATATTCTCAATAAGAATAAagtatatttatttgaatttctgtttttattgggTTATTAATGAACAATAAAAAATCTTAACAGACATTTAATAAACTTCAGGCCAAACGTTagggaaaaaataacaattaaaatgaccaaaacagCAGAACGAGTCAAATAAAATGCTAAACTAACAAAGTAATGACAGCATAATTTGTGTAAACACTTCACAGTTCAGATATTTGGTGATACTCAATCTAACTTTAATTCAAGCAAATAGGGAAACAATGCAAAACATTGTATTTcttaaaagaaaacctttacaaaggaggaatcaggaatcagtaAACGTTTATTGCCTTTTTATGTTAGACAtgcatggaaattgtcttggcggccATATGATAACATCTTTCATCAAATATTAAATGAGATAacactaaatatatatttaccgcTGTGAATATCAGTATTGTTCTAGATAAAATACTTTTATCTATAAATCACTGCGATGACAGTGAAAACACATCTTCAATCTTTTCATGTTTTAGGTGATTTCAACATTCGCCAGCAGAAGCCGCCAGAGTCTTAAAAGACATTTAGTATTTTGATGCTTCAGATGCTTCGATGTTAATTGGATTAGGTCGGAATAGGCAATCCATGTCTACCAGCTTTCTTCATGTGGGAGGAGATGGGTAGaaactctgtttttttttatagtaaaCCTGCCAGCGAACAGGTTATGTTCACAGAgtctgttaccatggtgattgACTCAGAGTTTCAGATACCTCTCTGTCtggagtttccctcatctcagggttaactTACTCTGAGTTTTCACATAACCCGCTTTCTGGATTACCCCCACTaggtgtgacatcatcaacaacacCAAACCAGCAACGAGAGTCCGTCCTGACTACAACCAGAGGATTAAGTGTTGGGAGACGCTCTGAGGACGCGGGTATCACACCTAATGAATGCGTTCATGAACGGACTGTTGCCCGACATTAAAGCGCGTTTCCGCTGTGTGGAGAACAAGTACGTTGGATCAGAGGATGTCCACAGACGGCCCCTCGTAGAGGATGGAGGGCGAGGACGAGCCGGAGGGGAAGAGCTGGCAGCGCACGATCGGATtgacacgaggaggaggaggaggatgcatgTAGGGGGGAGATGACAACTTCACAATTTAACTTACATTTGAGTTCTTAACGA is part of the Pungitius pungitius chromosome 2, fPunPun2.1, whole genome shotgun sequence genome and encodes:
- the LOC119211530 gene encoding uncharacterized protein LOC119211530 — protein: MEAVIGLFVMILGVSHGVETQCDGRQNRTQCFGALGGTLVLRLMNDASETHKYQWFKDGTAILSGKKDIFVSNTRGNRSFFTPSNGTFRINNLSRTDGGEYKLEAFSSEGKSSGPRVQQLTIQAPVSSVLLVHECLSHGERKVSCSSEGADSPQYSWTLDGHNLTESELHGGNNETNIITLKQHVSGRLVCSVRNDVSIYSREETVSTCGFIFINCTSANGTRISQWVFAANNTLCIETTASPTNTALPRDGKESGIKGSTKLNEEILTTAAYVLAALVLLLVVGVSVVCAHKTKQKNKPKEKTNQELTFSKVRIGPRPGRQMKPTAEEEVEYGNVKFSQRPRHKIEPAADECVYANER